GTCGACCATTTCCGGCGTCGGCCTCAATCACCTTGAGATCCTCGTTCTCGTAGAGTTTCAACCCTGCTTCGATCACCTCCAGGTTCTTCGCGAGGTAGTTCTGCAGGTCCTTCTCAAGCAGAAACTGGGTTGCGCCAGAGGATAGTTCAGAAGCCTCCTCGTCACCGTCCGCCAGATCGGCGGCGGTGCTAGCCGCCTCCTGAAGCGCGACATCACCCTCTACCATCTCGTGAATGGGAGCCGGGTCCTTGCCAGACTCATACAGACGGAACTGGCCTGGTCCAACCTTGAAGAGCAGGTCATCCTCCTCGCTCATAGAGGGGTGATGCAATCGGTTCTTGTCGTTTGTGGAGCACAGGATCAGGTTAGCGAAGATTCCTCTTGGCTTAAGCAGCGGGTAATTTTGTGCGAACCACTCCAGCGCCCTCGACGTCGTGAAAACCTGTCCTGGCTTCAGCTCCCAGGCCTCGACCATGTCTTTGATGAGTGCCTTTGCAGACTTCTCGTAGATCCTGCTTCCCATGTAGGAGTCACCTTAGATAGATTGGCAGTTCAGAAATTCGATCGATGACGCCTAAGGCTATCCGAAAAACCCTGCAGATAATGTCTGCGTCAATGTCGCGAGCCTTGCCGGGAACGGCGTCTTGAAAGTACTCCAACCAAATGACATCGGACCACTACGGCCGCAATGGACTCCAGCTTATCGCGCGAAGTGGCAAGCGCGCACGGGTGTCGAAAGTGCTGGCCTCAGGTCTCGAGAAGTTCGTCCGGATTGCCGCCCAAGTTCGCGATGAGGCGGTGTCGCGCATCGGTGGCGGCGGCAGAGACGACGGGAATGTCCGGGCGCTCGGCCCCTTTCCAGTCAATGTGCTGGCTCAACTCCAGGCGCCCGTCGACGGCGTTCTGGTTGGCGATGGCAGCGCGTTGCAACAGCTCGGCCAGATGGACTTTGCCTTCGGCTACGGCGCACATGATCCGTTCGTAGTCGGTGATGTCCACCACGAAGATCTGGTTGAGCGGCATGCGCTCGGCGCCGGGCGTGTCGCTGGAGAAAAGGGGGATGTCCGGCATGAGCTTCTGCGTGCCCTCTCCGCTGACCAGCAACAGGTCCCGGCTGGTGATCACCATGAGGAAATCTTTCTCTGCCCCCGCGAAGCCCGGGTGAAGCGTGCTATCCGGCTGGCGCACGCTGTGCGCCACCTGCAGGCCCTGCTGGATGGCTTTGCGCACGCGCTTGATCTTGTCGCGCAACAGATTGGGGTCGTCTTCAAGAATGACGTCGTCGTGGAAATGACTCAGCTTCGCTTCGATGAAGACGTTGCAGCTACCGAAGGGAATGGCCACCTCGACCGCATTCCCCAGCTGGCCGCACTGCGCGCGGTAGGCCGCTTCGGTAATGCCCTGCGGACAGGCGTTCATGGCCAACTCGGTGACGTAGCTCTCGAACACCTTGCTGTACGTGTCCGGGTAGTCCTGTCCCAATGCGTTCAGGCGAAGATGCACCGCGTTTTCGAGCCCGCGCGTGAACACCACCGGGTGCCACAGCTGAAAGCGCCCGTCCTGCAAGCGCAGAAGAGGGAAACGCTGCAGGTAGGGGAACTCGTTGAGTTCGGCCATGCCGCGTGTGCGCTTTGCCGCTTCGGCCTGCAGCTCATCGCGCAACTCGCCCATGTTGCGGGCGAACAGCCGGAGAAACGTGTCTAGGTCTGCGCCGTAGTGAGGCGAGAGTGGCGCGAGCACGTTCGTCTCCAGAAAGCGCTCCTGGTCCTGCAGGAACGAGAAAACGGCCATCGCTAGGTCCGCATACCGCTCTGGCTGCATCCCCATCGCTTGCACAAACAGGTCGCGCGCGCGGTGATTTTTCGGCAGTCGAGCGATCAGTGCCGGCCAGCGCAGGAAGCTCCAGCTGGGACGCCGCTGAAAGTCGAACTGCACGTACATGATGCGCCGCATCAGTCGCCATAGGCCGCCCGCGGCCGCGTATGTCTCTCTGTCTTGCTGGCTGGTGTCCCACAGCTTCTGCATTAGGGCGAGGTGCTGCCGGATAGTGTAGGACTGGTCCTGAGGCGCGAATGCCAAAGGCACGCGCTTGTCCTGGAGCGCCCACTTGACCACAAGCAAGTGCAGCCACGGCATGCTCTTGACCATCTCTAGGTGGTTGCCGTGTTCCTTCCACAGCTCGGCAAGCGCCACCTTCACCACGGCATGCGCACCGTGCCGGCGAACCACATTGATGACCTCGCCGTAGACCTTCTCGATGCCGGGGCGGCGCACCGGTGCCGCGGACTGCACCATGCGCGCATACAGAGGGGCGGCGAAGACGGGGAGGGTGGATTTGGAGGGAGGGGTGACCACAGGCAGGTTTCGCGAGATGGCGCCGCGAGCGG
The sequence above is a segment of the Hydrogenophaga sp. BPS33 genome. Coding sequences within it:
- the gapS1 gene encoding GapS1 family protein encodes the protein MVTPPSKSTLPVFAAPLYARMVQSAAPVRRPGIEKVYGEVINVVRRHGAHAVVKVALAELWKEHGNHLEMVKSMPWLHLLVVKWALQDKRVPLAFAPQDQSYTIRQHLALMQKLWDTSQQDRETYAAAGGLWRLMRRIMYVQFDFQRRPSWSFLRWPALIARLPKNHRARDLFVQAMGMQPERYADLAMAVFSFLQDQERFLETNVLAPLSPHYGADLDTFLRLFARNMGELRDELQAEAAKRTRGMAELNEFPYLQRFPLLRLQDGRFQLWHPVVFTRGLENAVHLRLNALGQDYPDTYSKVFESYVTELAMNACPQGITEAAYRAQCGQLGNAVEVAIPFGSCNVFIEAKLSHFHDDVILEDDPNLLRDKIKRVRKAIQQGLQVAHSVRQPDSTLHPGFAGAEKDFLMVITSRDLLLVSGEGTQKLMPDIPLFSSDTPGAERMPLNQIFVVDITDYERIMCAVAEGKVHLAELLQRAAIANQNAVDGRLELSQHIDWKGAERPDIPVVSAAATDARHRLIANLGGNPDELLET
- a CDS encoding endonuclease NucS domain-containing protein: MGSRIYEKSAKALIKDMVEAWELKPGQVFTTSRALEWFAQNYPLLKPRGIFANLILCSTNDKNRLHHPSMSEEDDLLFKVGPGQFRLYESGKDPAPIHEMVEGDVALQEAASTAADLADGDEEASELSSGATQFLLEKDLQNYLAKNLEVIEAGLKLYENEDLKVIEADAGNGRRIDILAQDAKGAIVVIELKVSRGYDRVVGQLLRYMNWVRLELAEQGQRVRGIIVCRTMSEDIRLACASIKDVELFEYKLSVAVSKVQGIDLPAAS